One window of Leucoraja erinacea ecotype New England chromosome 14, Leri_hhj_1, whole genome shotgun sequence genomic DNA carries:
- the chst2b gene encoding carbohydrate sulfotransferase 2 — protein sequence MKVLRRKAVFLVLGYILLVVLTMLHFTDYKGGKECSQVKYVPYPLRYAVEQQPAPAPHNASAKRQHVYVFTTWRSGSSFVGELFNQNPDVFFLYEPMWHIWQKLYPGDALTLQGAARDMLGHLYRCDLSIYQLYNGGNNVTSMGIFGAPRNKVVCSYPLCQAYRKEKVGLIDEHVCKNECPPQHLDSLASECLKYNTIVIKGVRIFDLSVLAPLMRDPSIDLKVIHLVRDPRAVASSRIKSRNGLIRESLQVMRSKDPKGRRLKVYDGYQRSRRDAVDYHALNALEVICSSMVRTVQMAREPPDWLKDNYRVVRYEDLVEEPIRYLKDMYYFVNLSLSQDLERFVLNMTMGSSYSNKKPFSVSSRNATQAANAWRTQLTYSQIKQVEDYCQQAMDWLGYEKVQTPEEVKDFSKSFVTKLRV from the coding sequence ATGAAGGTTCTGCGCAGGAAGGCGGTTTTCTTGGTGCTCGGCTACATCCTGTTGGTGGTGCTTACGATGCTGCATTTCACCGACTACAAGGGGGGCAAGGAGTGTAGCCAGGTGAAGTATGTACCCTACCCGCTGCGCTACGCCGTGGAACAGCAGCCGGCTCCGGCGCCGCACAACGCGTCCGCCAAGCGGCAGCATGTCTACGTGTTTACAACATGGCGATCCGGCTCGTCCTTCGTGGGCGAGCTCTTCAACCAGAACCCCGACGTCTTCTTCCTCTACGAGCCCATGTGGCACATCTGGCAGAAGTTGTACCCGGGGGACGCGCTCACACTGCAGGGGGCTGcccgggacatgttgggccacctctaccgctgcgaccTCTCCATCTACCAGCTGTACAACGGGGGCAACAACGTGACCAGCATGGGCATCTTCGGGGCGCCCCGCAACAAGGTGGTCTGCTCCTATCCGCTCTGCCAAGCCTACAGGAAGGAGAAGGTGGGTCTCATCGACGAGCACGTCTGCAAGAACGAGTGCCCACCGCAACATCTAGACTCGCTGGCGAGCGAGTGCCTCAAGTATAACACCATTGTCATCAAGGGAGTCCGCATCTTCGACCTCAGCGTGCTGGCGCCTCTGATGAGGGACCCTTCCATTGACCTGAAGGTGATTCACCTGGTGCGGGACCCCAGGGCGGTGGCCAGCTCCCGCATCAAGTCCAGGAACGGGCTGATCCGGGAGAGCCTGCAGGTGATGAGGAGTAAGGATCCCAAAGGGCGACGTCTCAAGGTGTATGATGGCTACCAGCGGAGCCGGCGGGACGCGGTGGACTACCATGCACTGAACGCGCTGGAGGTGATCTGTAGCAGCATGGTGCGGACGGTACAAATGGCCAGGGAGCCACCGGACTGGCTTAAGGACAACTACCGGGTAGTGCGCTACGAAGACCTGGTGGAGGAGCCCATCAGGTACCTGAAGGACATGTATTACTTCGTCAACCTGTCCCTCAGTCAGGACCTGGAGAGGTTCGTCCTCAACATGACCATGGGCTCTAGTTACTCCAACAAGAAGCCCTTCAGCGTCTCGTCGCGGAACGCCACGCAGGCGGCCAACGCCTGGCGGACCCAACTCACCTACTCGCAGATCAAGCAAGTTGAGGACTACTGCCAGCAGGCCATGGACTGGCTGGGCTACGAGAAGGTCCAAACGCCCGAGGAAGTCAAGGACTTCAGCAAGTCATTTGTGACCAAACTCCGGGTCTGA